Proteins from a genomic interval of Garra rufa chromosome 4, GarRuf1.0, whole genome shotgun sequence:
- the ano6 gene encoding anoctamin-6 codes for MSEAEDNDILELDSETEEGEVEMNLMTEMVYSEELPTYKSMPKGQAVPKVERAEFNGNPDSLFFNDGKRRIDFILAYEDESKNVSEKKRSLVRRRQRRREFFEGSLMNMGVELEAAQSVKDEKLIYVKVHMPFEVLCTYAEVLHIKLPIQANDLAPQSSAYNCFTRHFYPSEDVIVNEPDFFTAPFRKDQLNCFCVKDKEQFFTPAMRGRMAYYILSRAPYDVKGNMKKFGINKLLDGGVYKAAYPLHDSRFNVKSKEPDCPNERFLLYNEWAHPKSFYKMQPLDLIRKYYGEKIGIYFAWLGFYTVMLTLAAAVGLGCFIYGYATREMSTWGKEVCDPRIGGEIIMCPQCDKDCPYWRLNTTCESSKRLCIFDNYGTLVFAVFMSVWVTLFLEFWKRYQAKLEHEWDTVEFLQQEEQPRPEYEAKCVYERLNPVTQTTEKVPYTACGKCIRVSCGISTVLFWVLLIIASVVGVIVYRLAMFIVFSVKLRSDLKYTKELEPFKEYVTPQTATSITASIISFIIIMILNNVYERVAIWITDFELPRTKTEYENSLTLKMFLFQFVNYYSSCFYIAFFKGKVVGYPGQPVYWFGAFRNEECDPGGCLTELTTQLSIIMTGKAIWNNIQEVLLPWVKNLIFRHCTQVGSEKVIPRWEQDYQLQQIGKLGLFYEYLEMVIQFGFVTLFVASFPLAPLLALFNNLCEIRVDAWKITTQFRRVVPEKAQDIGAWQPILQGIAILAVATNAAIIAFTSDMIPRLVYYWAISVSSYSNGSNHTMEGFINSSLSVFNIKDFSNTSKPRHDISPDKITTCRYRDFRHPPGHPYEYEFNIHYWHVIAAKLAFMIVVEHIVYFTKFMLSYMIPDVPEALKEQIKRERYLTQVKLHESSIRQFKELLKPVADNLHNEFEDSELDLKL; via the exons tttattcTGAAGAGTTGCCAACATACAAATCTATGCCTAAAGGTCAAGCTGTGCCGAAAGTGGAAAGG GCTGAATTCAATGGTAACCCTGATTCACTGTTTTTCAATGATGGAAAGAGACGGATTGACTTTATTTTGGCCTATGAGGACGAGTCGAAAAATGTGTCTGAGAAAAAACGCTCTCTTGTGAGGAGAAGA CAAAGACGCAGAGAGTTTTTCGAAGGAAGCCTGATGAATATGGGTGTGGAATTGGAAGCAGCACAATCT GTAAAGGACGAGAAGCTCATTTATGTAAAAGTGCACATGCCTTTTGAGGTTTTGTGCACTTACGCTGAAGTCCTGCACATCAAACTGCCCATTCAGGCCAACGATCTGGCCCCGCAATCATCTGCATACAACTGCTTCACGCGCCACTTCTACCCCAGCGAGGATGTCATCGTCAATGAGCCTGACTTCTTCACGGCTCCTTTCAGGAAGGACCAACTGAATTGTTTTTGCGTGAAGGACAAAGAGCAGTTCTTCACTCCGGCCATGAGGGGCAGAATG GCGTACTACATCCTCAGCCGAGCGCCGTACGACGTCAAAGGAAACATGAAGAAGTTTGGCATCAATAAGCTGCTGGATGGAGGCGTGTACAAGGCTGCGTATCCATTACATGAT AGCAGATTTAATGTGAAATCTAAAGAGCCTGATTGCCCTAATGAGCGATTTCTGCTGTATAATGAGTGGGCTCATCCCAAGAGCTTCTACAAGATGCAGCCGCTGGACCTGAtcag GAAGTATTACGGCGAGAAGATCGGCATTTATTTCGCCTGGTTGGGTTTCTACACAGTCATGTTGACTCTCGCTGCTGCGGTCGGGCTCGGCTGTTTCATATACGGATACGCGACCAGAGAGATGAGCACTTGGGG CAAAGAGGTGTGTGACCCTCGGATTGGTGGCGAAATAATCATGTGTCCGCAGTGTGATAAAGATTGTCCGTACTGGAGGCTGAACACCACGTGCGAGTCGTCTAAA AGACTGTGTATATTTGATAACTATGGGACGCTGGTGTTTGCCGTCTTCATGTCTGTTTGGG TGACTCTGTTTCTTGAGTTCTGGAAACGTTATCAGGCCAAACTGGAGCATGAATGGGACACAGTGGAGTTTCTTCAGCAGGAGGAACAGCCTCGACCTGAATACGAGGCCAAATGTGTCTATGAGAGACTGAACCCTGTTACACAA ACTACAGAGAAGGTGCCGTACACAGCCTGCGGGAAGTGCATTAGAGTGTCGTGTGGCATTAGCACTGTGTTATTCTGG GTTCTGTTGATCATAGCATCAGTGGTCGGTGTGATCGTGTATCGTCTGGCGATGTTCATCGTTTTCTCTGTGAAGCTGCGCTCTGATCTGAAGTATACTAAGGAGCTGGAGCCGTTCAAAGAGTATGTCACCCCTCAGACGGCCACGTCCATCACAGCCTCCATCATCAGCTTCATCATCATTATGATTCTCAATAACGTCTATGAGAGAGTGGCCATCTGGATCACAGACTTCG AGTTGCCACGGACCAAAACGGAGTACGAGAACAGCCTGACGCTAAAGATGTTCCTCTTCCAGTTTGTGAACTATTACTCGTCCTGCTTCTACATTGCTTTCTTCAAAGGGAAGGTGGTGGGATATCCGGGACAGCCCGTCTACTGGTTTGGTGCGTTCCGCAATGAGGAG TGTGATCCTGGTGGCTGTCTGACTGAACTGACCACACAGCTGTCAATCATCATGACAGGGAAGGCCATCTGGAACAACATACAGGAAGTCTTACTGCC GTGGGTGAAGAATCTGATATTTCGTCATTGCACCCAGGTGGGTTCAGAAAAAGTGATTCCACGCTGGGAACAAGACTATCAACTCCAGCAGATAGGAAAGCTCGGCCTGTTTTATGAGTATCTGGAGATGG TGATCCAGTTTGGTTTTGTGACTCTGTTTGTGGCGTCCTTCCCGTTGGCTCCTCTCCTGGCGCTGTTTAACAATCTGTGTGAAATCCGCGTGGACGCCTGGAAGATCACAACTCAGTTTCGTAGAGTAGTTCCAGAAAAGGCCCAGGACATCGGTGCCTGGCAGCCCATCCTGCAGGGGATAGCGATACTAGCGGTGGCCACAAAT GCTGCCATTATCGCCTTCACCTCTGACATGATCCCTCGGCTGGTTTATTACTGGGCGATTTCTGTCAGCTCTTATTCAAATGGATCTAACCACACCATGGAGGGCTTCATCAACAGCTCGCTGTCTGTGTTTAACATTAAAGACTTCAGTAACACGAGCAAACCAAGACATGACATCAGCCCGGACAAAATCACCACATGCCG GTATCGTGATTTCAGGCATCCTCCCGGTCATCCTTATGAATATGAGTTCAACATACATTATTGGCACGTTATTGCTGCCAAACTAGCTTTTATGATTGTGGTTGAG CACATTGTTTATTTCACCAAGTTCATGCTGTCCTACATGATCCCGGACGTTCCGGAAGCTCTGAAGGAGCAGATCAAACGTGAGCGTTACCTGACGCAGGTGAAACTGCACGAAAGCAGCATCAGACAATTCAAGGAACTCCTGAAGCCCGTCGCTGACAATCTGCACAACGAGTTTGAGGATTCAGAGTTGGACCTGAAACTGTGA